Proteins encoded within one genomic window of Halodesulfurarchaeum formicicum:
- a CDS encoding protein translocase SEC61 complex subunit gamma, giving the protein MDVPYELNAYTRVLKLASTPDWEEFSRISLIAAAGILLIGLIGFLIFLIMGVLPGA; this is encoded by the coding sequence ATGGACGTACCTTACGAGTTAAACGCCTACACGCGGGTGCTGAAACTCGCCAGCACTCCGGACTGGGAGGAGTTCTCCCGCATCTCGCTCATCGCGGCCGCCGGGATCCTCCTCATCGGCCTCATCGGCTTTCTCATCTTCCTCATCATGGGTGTACTGCCGGGTGCCTGA
- a CDS encoding transcription elongation factor Spt5 has translation MSIYAVKTTASQEQTVASMIANREEKKVHAVLAPESLTSYVMVEAEDTGVLERVLEDIPHARSIVPGESSITEVEHFLSPKPDVEGIAEGDIVELIAGPFKGEKAQVQRIDEGKDQVTVELYEATVPIPVTVRGDQIRVLDSDER, from the coding sequence ATGTCGATATACGCCGTCAAAACCACGGCCAGCCAGGAACAGACCGTGGCGAGCATGATCGCGAACCGCGAGGAGAAGAAAGTCCACGCCGTGCTGGCCCCGGAGTCACTCACCAGCTACGTCATGGTCGAGGCCGAGGACACGGGCGTGCTCGAGCGGGTGCTCGAAGACATTCCCCACGCACGAAGCATCGTGCCCGGGGAGAGCAGCATCACGGAAGTCGAGCACTTCCTCTCGCCAAAGCCCGACGTCGAGGGCATCGCGGAGGGGGACATCGTCGAACTGATCGCCGGCCCGTTCAAGGGTGAGAAGGCCCAGGTCCAGCGGATCGACGAGGGCAAGGACCAGGTGACAGTCGAACTGTACGAGGCGACAGTCCCGATTCCGGTCACGGTCCGTGGGGACCAGATCCGGGTGCTGGACAGCGACGAGCGGTAG
- a CDS encoding DUF7565 family protein, whose translation MSRWLCAIEGCMVGFEDVESLLAHQRDDHEGHTCEICGERVPAGFFAIRHAFEEHTRAEYVRHYDADSDAIRWREQILAAVGEQLTAAE comes from the coding sequence ATGTCGCGCTGGCTCTGTGCGATCGAGGGCTGTATGGTGGGCTTCGAGGACGTCGAGTCCCTCCTCGCACACCAGAGAGACGATCACGAAGGTCACACTTGTGAGATCTGTGGGGAACGGGTCCCCGCGGGCTTTTTCGCTATCAGACACGCCTTCGAGGAGCACACGCGAGCGGAGTATGTGAGACACTACGACGCTGACTCCGACGCGATCCGCTGGCGAGAACAGATCCTGGCCGCGGTCGGGGAGCAGCTAACGGCCGCCGAGTAA
- a CDS encoding PHP-associated domain-containing protein, with product MSETRVDPHVKILDEQVIERAKSRGLDVLVYAPHFTRLPAARRRAERLSDEDLLVVPAREIFTGPWQHRKHVLALGLDEPVPDFITLEGAMRELDRQDAVVLAPHPEFLTVSLDRGDLRAYESQIDALEVYNPKHLERHNERAVELAKTLDMPEFGSSYAHRKQTIGEVWTAISGDIDSETALLEAFREGRDRRVERRNGSRHDWRCRAEFAHLAWENTWKKFDRLLLSGTEPTHPDHVAYDGRFDDVAVY from the coding sequence GTGTCGGAAACGCGTGTCGATCCCCACGTGAAAATCCTCGACGAACAGGTCATCGAGCGGGCGAAATCCCGCGGGCTCGACGTCCTGGTCTACGCACCACACTTCACCAGACTCCCCGCGGCCCGCCGACGGGCCGAACGTCTGAGTGACGAGGACCTGCTCGTGGTCCCAGCTCGCGAGATTTTCACCGGCCCCTGGCAACACCGCAAACACGTGCTGGCGCTGGGGCTAGACGAACCCGTCCCGGATTTCATCACGCTTGAGGGAGCCATGCGGGAACTCGACCGCCAGGACGCGGTGGTCCTCGCCCCACACCCCGAATTCCTGACCGTGAGTCTCGACCGCGGCGATCTGCGGGCCTACGAGTCACAGATCGACGCCCTGGAAGTCTACAATCCAAAACACCTCGAACGGCACAACGAACGGGCCGTGGAGCTGGCCAAAACCCTGGACATGCCGGAGTTCGGATCCTCGTATGCCCACCGGAAACAGACGATCGGCGAGGTCTGGACGGCCATCTCGGGCGATATCGATTCGGAGACGGCCCTGCTCGAAGCGTTTCGAGAGGGGCGTGATCGCCGTGTCGAGCGTCGGAACGGTTCGCGACACGACTGGCGCTGTCGGGCCGAATTCGCCCACCTGGCCTGGGAGAACACCTGGAAGAAGTTCGATCGACTGCTGCTCTCCGGGACCGAACCGACCCATCCGGACCACGTCGCCTACGACGGCCGGTTCGACGACGTGGCCGTGTACTGA
- a CDS encoding CinA family protein: MSDQDEPIEARLGAALDARDQTLATVESCTGGLIGSLVTDVSGSSAYFDRGFVTYSNAAKLDLGVTRESLDEQGAVSEPVAREMAQAARDAAGTTWAVSSTGIAGPTGGTAEKPVGTVYVGVAYAGEWGTGTTGTRVSHHEYDGSRTAIKSQAAHDALRAVLEAVRDQYTATSSNRPS, from the coding sequence ATGAGCGACCAGGACGAACCCATCGAGGCCCGTCTGGGGGCGGCCCTCGACGCCCGGGACCAGACCCTCGCGACCGTCGAATCGTGTACTGGCGGCCTGATCGGCTCGCTCGTGACCGACGTGTCGGGGTCGAGTGCCTACTTCGACCGTGGCTTTGTCACCTACTCGAACGCGGCCAAACTCGACCTGGGGGTAACCCGGGAGTCCCTGGACGAACAAGGCGCCGTGAGCGAACCGGTGGCCCGCGAGATGGCCCAGGCCGCCAGAGACGCGGCGGGCACTACTTGGGCCGTTTCGAGCACTGGCATCGCCGGGCCGACTGGGGGCACGGCAGAAAAACCGGTTGGCACAGTGTACGTGGGGGTCGCCTACGCCGGCGAGTGGGGCACTGGAACCACTGGAACGAGAGTTAGCCATCACGAATACGACGGGTCGCGGACGGCGATCAAGTCACAGGCCGCTCACGACGCGCTTCGGGCCGTCCTCGAAGCGGTCCGGGATCAGTACACGGCCACGTCGTCGAACCGGCCGTCGTAG
- a CDS encoding ArsA family ATPase — translation MDDIEVEAVDSLEPGVAGGTAEYVLYGGKGGVGKTTMAAATGLASALDGTDTLVVSTDPAHSLGDAYGVSIPSEPTRIREDIPLFAVEIDPETALQEVGAFGGDLSMGGVGDLLGGEEPDPLLDGQFPGADEAAAMQLLLEYLDDDRFDRIVIDTAPTGHTLRLLELPEMMETMMGRFVRLRDRLGSLGESLTGLFGESEGADGPDLDPQIERVERLRALLADPERTDFRIVTVPEEMAVEEAKRLENQLQGFGIPVSTVVVNRVMEPLESILDDVAPGEYVAPNLDDCQFCQRRWDVQQSALGTAQELFMGYDVKRVPLFAEEVRGEELLRLVAACLE, via the coding sequence ATGGACGACATCGAGGTCGAAGCAGTCGACTCCCTCGAACCGGGCGTGGCCGGTGGGACGGCCGAGTACGTGCTCTACGGCGGGAAAGGTGGCGTCGGAAAGACCACGATGGCCGCGGCGACCGGGCTGGCCAGCGCACTCGACGGGACCGACACCCTCGTCGTCTCGACCGACCCGGCCCACTCGCTGGGAGACGCCTACGGCGTCTCGATCCCATCCGAACCGACCCGAATCCGCGAGGACATCCCGCTTTTCGCCGTCGAGATCGACCCGGAGACGGCCCTCCAGGAGGTCGGCGCGTTCGGTGGCGACCTCTCGATGGGCGGGGTCGGCGACCTGCTGGGCGGCGAGGAGCCGGATCCCCTGCTGGACGGCCAGTTCCCCGGCGCGGACGAAGCCGCGGCGATGCAACTCTTGCTTGAGTACCTGGACGACGACCGGTTCGACCGGATCGTCATCGACACGGCCCCGACCGGACATACCTTGCGACTGCTCGAACTGCCCGAGATGATGGAGACGATGATGGGCCGGTTCGTCCGGTTGCGGGACCGACTCGGCTCCCTCGGTGAGAGTCTGACGGGCCTGTTCGGCGAGTCGGAAGGAGCCGACGGCCCGGACCTCGACCCCCAGATCGAGCGCGTCGAGCGGTTGCGAGCGCTGCTCGCCGATCCGGAGCGCACCGACTTCCGAATCGTGACCGTGCCCGAGGAGATGGCCGTCGAGGAGGCAAAACGACTGGAGAACCAGTTGCAGGGCTTTGGCATTCCGGTTTCGACGGTCGTGGTCAATCGCGTGATGGAGCCACTCGAATCGATCCTCGACGACGTGGCCCCCGGGGAGTACGTCGCCCCGAACCTCGATGATTGCCAGTTCTGTCAGCGACGCTGGGATGTCCAGCAGTCCGCACTCGGAACGGCCCAGGAACTCTTCATGGGCTATGACGTGAAGCGGGTCCCGCTCTTCGCCGAAGAAGTCCGTGGCGAGGAGCTACTCCGACTCGTCGCCGCCTGCCTTGAGTGA
- a CDS encoding glycerate kinase type-2 family protein, producing MTRIQNRAALAQSPAHETVLDALLAGIEASDPATVVESTVSLDGDQLRVGETTYDLAAYSEVVVLGGGNAASQVARALEAVLGDRLDGGLVVTDDPVETERVTVRPGDHPVPSERGVESTRQLLDRAAAATEETLVLGVITGGGSALMPAPAAGIELDDLVETTDQLLQSGAPIQDINAVRKHLSAIKGGQLAALAAPATVVSLVLSDVVGNHLDVIASGPLVPDPSTFADAQAVIDRFDLSLPDSVSERIRAGVAGDLEETPKPGDPIFEHVSTHVIADGMTALTAAADVTEAAGYDSLVLSSRVEGEAAEAAKTHAAIANEIRATGTPIEPPAAILSGGETTVTIDGDGGSGGPNQEFALSAGLSLDDSTIVGAVDSDGIDGASDAAGALVDESVVDRQAAQAALDANDTGAYLQARDRTILTGQTGTNVNDLRILLVEEGSLKAGGDESE from the coding sequence ATGACACGGATTCAGAATCGGGCGGCACTCGCCCAGTCGCCGGCTCACGAGACGGTTCTCGACGCACTGCTCGCTGGCATCGAGGCGAGTGACCCGGCGACGGTCGTCGAGTCGACGGTCTCACTCGACGGTGACCAGCTCCGGGTTGGGGAGACGACCTACGACCTGGCAGCCTACAGCGAGGTCGTCGTCCTGGGTGGCGGCAACGCGGCTTCGCAGGTCGCGCGGGCGCTCGAAGCGGTCCTCGGGGACCGGCTCGACGGCGGCCTGGTCGTCACCGACGATCCAGTAGAGACCGAGCGGGTGACGGTGCGGCCCGGGGATCACCCGGTGCCGAGCGAGCGCGGCGTCGAATCGACCCGGCAACTCCTGGACCGGGCCGCAGCAGCCACCGAGGAGACCCTCGTCCTGGGTGTAATCACCGGTGGCGGCAGCGCGCTGATGCCGGCCCCGGCGGCAGGCATCGAACTCGACGATCTGGTCGAGACGACCGATCAGTTGCTCCAGAGCGGCGCGCCGATCCAGGACATCAACGCCGTCCGCAAACACCTCTCGGCGATCAAGGGTGGGCAACTCGCGGCCCTGGCGGCCCCGGCGACGGTCGTCTCACTCGTTCTCAGTGACGTAGTGGGGAATCACCTCGATGTGATCGCCAGCGGCCCGCTCGTGCCCGATCCGAGCACCTTCGCGGACGCCCAGGCCGTGATCGATCGGTTCGACCTCTCGCTCCCGGATTCGGTCAGCGAACGCATTCGAGCCGGGGTTGCGGGGGACCTCGAGGAGACGCCGAAACCGGGCGATCCGATCTTCGAGCACGTTTCGACCCACGTCATCGCGGATGGGATGACGGCCCTCACAGCCGCCGCGGACGTGACCGAGGCGGCGGGGTATGACTCGCTCGTGCTCTCCTCGCGAGTGGAGGGCGAGGCCGCCGAGGCGGCGAAAACTCACGCCGCGATCGCAAACGAGATTCGGGCCACGGGAACGCCGATCGAACCGCCCGCAGCGATTCTCTCGGGCGGCGAGACCACCGTCACCATCGACGGCGATGGGGGCTCCGGAGGGCCGAACCAGGAGTTTGCCCTCTCCGCGGGGCTATCCCTGGACGACTCGACAATCGTGGGTGCGGTCGACAGCGACGGGATCGACGGCGCGAGCGACGCCGCAGGCGCGCTCGTCGACGAATCGGTCGTGGATCGCCAGGCAGCCCAGGCCGCCCTCGACGCGAACGATACCGGGGCGTACCTTCAGGCCCGGGACCGGACCATCCTGACTGGACAGACCGGGACGAACGTCAACGATCTGCGGATCCTGCTCGTCGAAGAGGGCTCACTCAAGGCAGGCGGCGACGAGTCGGAGTAG
- a CDS encoding SDR family oxidoreductase — MERTVLVTGCSSGIGHATAEAFLSEGWTVIATAREEADITDLAEKGALTHELDVTKPAQCQDVIDWTIAETGRLDCLVNNAGYAQFGPLEDVPTRHVESQFDVNVFGPHRLVRAALPHMREAERGTIVNVSSVSGLLSAPGMGVYSASKAALESMSDALRAEVTPFDIDVALVEPGPVDTQFEDRAQSSLADLDRTAAYEDLYGALTDAGIVGEMGSVPPERVADVILEAGTSTDPQSRYTVGPAAKYLTLARLLPDRVRDRIFSLLRRLGA; from the coding sequence ATGGAACGGACCGTACTCGTCACCGGGTGCTCCTCGGGCATCGGCCACGCGACGGCCGAGGCCTTTCTTTCGGAGGGGTGGACGGTGATCGCGACTGCTCGCGAGGAGGCAGACATTACGGACCTTGCCGAGAAGGGAGCGCTCACCCACGAACTCGATGTGACCAAACCTGCCCAGTGCCAGGATGTGATCGACTGGACGATCGCGGAGACGGGGCGGCTGGACTGTCTCGTGAACAACGCGGGCTACGCGCAGTTCGGCCCGCTGGAGGACGTGCCGACCCGACACGTCGAGTCCCAGTTCGACGTGAACGTCTTCGGCCCGCATCGACTCGTCAGGGCCGCCCTCCCCCACATGCGTGAGGCCGAACGCGGGACCATCGTCAACGTTTCCTCCGTTTCCGGGCTGCTCTCGGCGCCGGGAATGGGTGTCTACTCCGCCTCGAAGGCCGCCCTCGAATCGATGAGCGACGCGCTCCGGGCGGAGGTCACGCCCTTCGACATCGACGTGGCCCTCGTCGAGCCCGGGCCGGTAGACACACAGTTCGAGGACCGTGCCCAGTCCTCGCTTGCTGACCTCGACCGGACCGCGGCCTACGAGGACCTCTACGGTGCGCTCACCGACGCGGGTATCGTGGGCGAGATGGGCTCCGTGCCACCAGAGCGGGTGGCTGATGTGATCCTCGAAGCTGGGACCTCGACGGACCCGCAGTCGCGGTATACCGTCGGCCCGGCCGCGAAATACCTCACGCTCGCCCGTCTGCTCCCGGATCGGGTTCGGGATCGCATCTTCTCGCTTTTGCGGAGGCTCGGTGCATGA
- a CDS encoding endonuclease V, with translation MEPARAEYVPNPDASRDEMEAQQREIANVATFADAGCPAPAAVEIEEPLDLDQRRSLAGTGPIVAGVDQAFLDGVAVSAVVAIQGDSVVEVACGRTELSIPYIPGLLSFREGGPIIDALDSLTVDPDLLVFDGSGRIHYRQAGLATHLGVVYDRPAIGVAKNLLCGQPAESLAEPLPEGTRVPIYADESVTAEPGTILGYASQSRQFPNPERRHVNPIYVSPGHRVSAETAVSLVAAMGAGYKLPEPIRLADRAASDCKH, from the coding sequence ATGGAGCCGGCCCGTGCCGAGTACGTTCCGAACCCCGACGCCTCCCGGGACGAAATGGAGGCCCAGCAGCGCGAAATCGCGAATGTCGCCACGTTTGCCGACGCTGGCTGTCCCGCCCCCGCAGCCGTCGAGATCGAGGAGCCACTCGACCTCGACCAGCGGCGTTCGCTAGCGGGCACCGGGCCAATCGTCGCCGGCGTCGATCAGGCCTTTCTGGACGGAGTCGCTGTGAGCGCGGTCGTCGCGATCCAGGGCGACTCGGTCGTCGAGGTCGCCTGTGGGCGGACCGAACTCTCGATCCCCTACATCCCCGGCTTGCTCTCCTTTCGCGAGGGCGGGCCGATCATCGACGCCTTGGACTCACTCACGGTCGATCCGGACCTCCTGGTCTTCGATGGAAGCGGGCGCATCCATTATCGCCAGGCCGGGCTCGCGACCCATCTGGGTGTGGTCTATGACCGCCCAGCCATCGGCGTGGCGAAGAACCTGCTCTGTGGCCAGCCGGCCGAATCGCTGGCTGAGCCGTTGCCGGAGGGAACGCGGGTACCGATTTACGCGGACGAATCGGTGACGGCCGAGCCGGGGACGATTCTCGGCTACGCCTCCCAATCACGCCAGTTTCCGAATCCCGAGAGGCGGCACGTGAACCCCATTTACGTGAGTCCGGGCCATCGCGTGAGCGCCGAGACTGCCGTGTCGCTAGTCGCCGCGATGGGGGCCGGCTACAAGCTCCCCGAGCCGATTCGGCTGGCCGATCGGGCCGCGTCGGACTGCAAGCATTAA
- a CDS encoding rhomboid family intramembrane serine protease: MVRCDYCGREEGMPYQCRMCGGTFCSEHRLPENHDCPGLDQWEDPGGVFDSGFDDSVSGSSTRAGRSFLERLGLGSGPGGIGGYVRRNMTYVFLAIIWLVFPLELLVAFGLQDAQLFSALFTLDTNHIEYVWTWVTSVFAHSPTNFMHIFFNSIVLYFFGPVVERKIGSKAFAALFLVSGVAAGLAQVLATLAVGGTATVLGASGAIAALLGVLTVLNPNLRIYLYFILPMPLWVATALFAGYSVLVSTAGGVGFGGVAQIAHLSGLGIGLLYGLYLKRTGTRAPQQLRIGGNGPNRRRRR, from the coding sequence ATGGTGCGATGTGACTACTGTGGGCGCGAAGAGGGCATGCCGTACCAGTGTCGCATGTGCGGCGGCACGTTCTGTTCCGAGCACCGGCTCCCCGAGAACCACGACTGTCCGGGACTGGATCAGTGGGAGGACCCCGGCGGGGTCTTCGACTCGGGGTTCGACGACTCGGTCTCGGGCTCCTCCACGCGGGCCGGCCGGAGTTTCCTCGAACGGCTCGGTCTGGGGAGCGGCCCGGGTGGGATCGGGGGCTACGTCCGGCGGAACATGACCTACGTCTTCCTCGCGATCATCTGGCTTGTCTTCCCGCTGGAACTCCTGGTCGCGTTCGGCCTCCAGGACGCACAGCTCTTCAGCGCCCTCTTCACACTCGATACGAATCACATCGAGTACGTCTGGACCTGGGTCACCTCCGTCTTCGCCCACTCCCCGACGAACTTCATGCACATCTTCTTCAACAGCATCGTGCTGTACTTCTTCGGCCCGGTCGTCGAGCGGAAGATCGGATCGAAGGCCTTCGCGGCGCTGTTCCTCGTCAGTGGGGTCGCCGCCGGCCTGGCGCAGGTCCTCGCGACCCTGGCCGTTGGCGGGACGGCCACCGTGCTCGGCGCGAGCGGGGCCATCGCGGCGTTGTTGGGTGTCTTGACGGTGCTCAACCCGAACCTCCGCATCTATCTGTACTTCATCCTGCCCATGCCCCTCTGGGTCGCGACCGCGCTGTTCGCGGGTTACTCGGTGCTCGTGAGCACCGCTGGCGGGGTCGGGTTCGGCGGCGTCGCCCAGATCGCCCATCTTTCGGGACTCGGAATCGGCCTGCTGTATGGCCTGTACCTCAAGCGGACTGGAACCCGGGCCCCCCAGCAGCTTCGGATCGGGGGCAACGGTCCCAATCGCCGTCGTCGCCGCTGA
- a CDS encoding DUF5788 family protein, giving the protein MQDYERERLLERIDREGATVGASIPDSLEVNGEQIDLAAFVLDARGDGPEPSAEEVQSLIRELRGERKRRRAKIETGEISRDRGERLAESILGIDRALTALESDADTDLEAEARRRKRADQKRWRSFLDSATGEDENRGGRRGNTW; this is encoded by the coding sequence GTGCAGGATTACGAACGCGAGCGACTCCTCGAACGGATCGATCGCGAGGGCGCCACGGTCGGGGCCTCGATCCCCGACTCCCTCGAGGTGAACGGCGAACAGATCGATCTCGCGGCGTTCGTCCTCGACGCGAGGGGCGACGGCCCCGAACCGTCGGCGGAAGAAGTCCAGTCGCTGATCCGGGAGCTGCGAGGCGAACGAAAGCGACGCCGGGCCAAAATCGAAACGGGAGAAATTTCCCGTGATCGCGGCGAACGGCTCGCGGAGTCGATTCTCGGGATCGATCGGGCACTGACAGCGCTGGAATCCGACGCCGACACCGACCTGGAAGCCGAAGCAAGACGACGCAAACGGGCCGATCAGAAGCGGTGGCGATCCTTTCTCGATTCGGCGACCGGCGAGGACGAGAACCGAGGCGGTCGCCGGGGGAACACATGGTGA
- the polX gene encoding DNA polymerase/3'-5' exonuclease PolX, protein MVTNNTVADRLEEFAALLEAQDVEYKPRAYRNAAANVRSHPEPIEELAASGLDAVTAIEGVGEAIGEKIIEYVETGSIEELEAERANLPVDMAALTRVEGVGPKTVGALYEALGIETLDDLEAAAEAGEIQTVSGFGAKTEQNILANIPFARQAGERVLLGNARPVGEDVLAFARGLDGVERAALAGSLRRWRPTIGDVDVLIASDSKAAVTTRLTDWERVESVAESGETKTSLRVADMQVDFRLVDPGEFGSALVYFTGSRDHNIALRNRAIERDRKVNEYGVFAVTEEQRAAQDTRAGTRLAGEDETAVYEALDLPWIPPELRENRGEIAAAGEDSLPDLLEAADLRGDLHAHTDWSDGENTIEEMVTGAAEYGHDYLVISDHAAGPGVFGDSGLEDDEIREQIEEVRAVAADAPIEVLTGIEANVGPDGTVGETDTAVLAELDVVIASPHADLRDDADRTERLIKAMENPAVDVLGHPSGRLLNQRPAMEFDADRLGAAAAENGVALEVNANPHRLDLWGSAVKAAIEAGATIAIDTDAHAPSEFAYQRFGVHTARRGWAEATDVLNTRDIDGLREFLH, encoded by the coding sequence ATGGTGACAAACAACACAGTCGCCGACCGGCTGGAGGAATTCGCGGCCCTCCTGGAGGCCCAGGACGTCGAGTACAAGCCCAGAGCCTACCGGAACGCGGCCGCGAACGTTCGCTCCCACCCGGAGCCGATCGAGGAGCTCGCCGCGTCGGGACTGGATGCCGTCACGGCGATCGAGGGGGTCGGCGAGGCCATCGGTGAGAAGATAATCGAGTACGTCGAGACCGGCTCGATCGAGGAACTCGAAGCAGAGCGAGCGAACCTGCCGGTGGACATGGCGGCACTCACCCGCGTCGAGGGCGTGGGCCCGAAGACAGTCGGAGCGCTCTACGAGGCCCTCGGCATCGAGACCCTCGACGATCTCGAAGCCGCCGCCGAAGCCGGCGAGATCCAGACCGTCTCGGGGTTCGGGGCCAAAACGGAGCAGAACATCCTGGCGAACATCCCCTTCGCCAGACAGGCCGGCGAACGGGTCCTGCTCGGGAACGCCCGTCCAGTCGGCGAGGACGTCCTCGCCTTCGCGAGAGGCCTCGACGGCGTGGAGCGAGCCGCACTGGCGGGGTCGCTCAGACGCTGGCGACCCACGATCGGGGACGTGGACGTGCTGATCGCGAGCGACTCGAAGGCCGCGGTCACCACCCGGCTCACCGACTGGGAGCGTGTGGAGTCCGTGGCCGAATCGGGCGAGACCAAGACGAGTCTCCGCGTGGCCGACATGCAGGTCGATTTTCGGTTGGTGGATCCCGGGGAGTTCGGGAGCGCGCTCGTGTACTTCACCGGCAGTCGTGATCACAACATCGCGCTGCGGAACCGGGCGATCGAGCGTGACCGCAAGGTCAACGAGTATGGCGTCTTCGCCGTCACCGAAGAACAGCGGGCCGCACAGGACACGCGTGCCGGAACGCGACTCGCCGGCGAAGACGAGACTGCGGTCTACGAGGCCCTCGATCTCCCCTGGATTCCGCCGGAATTGCGGGAGAACCGGGGCGAGATCGCTGCGGCCGGCGAAGACTCGCTACCTGACCTCCTCGAAGCAGCGGATCTCCGCGGCGATCTCCACGCCCACACCGACTGGTCTGACGGTGAGAACACCATCGAGGAGATGGTGACCGGGGCCGCCGAGTACGGCCACGACTATCTGGTTATCTCGGATCACGCCGCCGGCCCGGGCGTGTTCGGCGACAGCGGGCTCGAAGACGACGAGATTCGCGAGCAGATCGAGGAGGTACGGGCCGTCGCCGCGGACGCACCGATCGAGGTCCTCACCGGAATCGAGGCGAACGTCGGCCCGGACGGCACGGTTGGCGAAACCGATACGGCCGTGCTGGCGGAACTGGACGTGGTGATCGCCTCGCCACACGCGGACCTGCGAGACGACGCGGATCGGACCGAACGCCTGATCAAAGCGATGGAAAACCCGGCTGTCGACGTGCTCGGCCATCCCAGCGGTCGGCTGCTGAACCAGCGGCCCGCAATGGAGTTCGACGCCGATCGGCTCGGCGCGGCGGCGGCCGAAAACGGCGTCGCCCTGGAGGTCAACGCCAACCCCCACCGGCTGGACCTCTGGGGGAGTGCCGTCAAGGCAGCGATCGAAGCCGGCGCGACCATCGCCATCGACACCGACGCGCATGCGCCCAGCGAGTTCGCCTACCAGCGGTTCGGTGTCCACACCGCCCGTCGCGGCTGGGCGGAAGCGACGGACGTGCTCAACACCCGTGACATCGACGGCCTGCGCGAGTTCCTCCATTGA
- a CDS encoding Mut7-C RNAse domain-containing protein: MARPADTRLLLDVMLGGLVSILRMVGYDTAYALDRGIEADEAILAWAEREDRLLLTRDVEVAERAADSLLLKELDPQDQLAELADAGFGLELTEPTRCSRCNGPLARVESGPGPEAGPDPTDERVWQCRDCGQFYWIGSHWEHLRAQLPD; this comes from the coding sequence ATGGCCCGGCCCGCGGACACCCGACTTCTCCTCGACGTGATGCTCGGCGGCCTCGTCTCGATCCTCCGGATGGTTGGCTACGACACGGCCTACGCCCTCGACCGGGGCATCGAGGCCGACGAGGCGATCCTCGCCTGGGCCGAGCGGGAGGATCGCCTGCTTCTCACCCGGGACGTGGAGGTCGCCGAGCGAGCGGCTGACAGCCTGCTGCTGAAGGAACTCGATCCACAGGACCAGCTCGCGGAACTGGCCGACGCCGGGTTCGGACTCGAACTGACGGAGCCGACCCGCTGTTCGCGCTGTAACGGGCCGTTAGCGCGGGTCGAATCGGGCCCCGGTCCAGAAGCCGGGCCCGACCCCACCGACGAGCGGGTCTGGCAGTGTCGGGACTGTGGGCAGTTCTACTGGATCGGGAGCCACTGGGAACACCTCCGGGCGCAGTTACCCGATTAA